A single genomic interval of Oxobacter pfennigii harbors:
- a CDS encoding RHS repeat-associated core domain-containing protein yields the protein NPLIYDGWNFTWEEGRQLKSMVKSGTNISFKYNDRGIRTEKTVNGVITKYHLVGDKVTFEETGSDKIYFTYDSSSKLVSMNLNGVEYFYIRNAVGNITGLLDNAGTQVVFYSYDTWGGKVSVTGPLAGTVGVKNPYRYRGYRYDNETTLYYLQSRYYNPEWGRFINSDAAIGEAGGLLGHNLFVYCKNNPVNMSDPSGFRALYDDYSGAKSLSWADFKQMDNILNLEENINPQAPPPPETGYKPPKNPDKAKRRVPAPGAHGETGWLDKDNRVWVPDFDMDGGQGWRRHYPNGSHDHVYPNGKVRTHNMQIFPNLTPPLDPVALAAFLYVIYKTLTLPKQPLPVY from the coding sequence AAATCCTTTGATATATGATGGATGGAACTTCACCTGGGAAGAAGGAAGACAGCTTAAGTCAATGGTAAAATCCGGAACCAATATATCCTTTAAATACAACGACAGGGGCATAAGGACAGAGAAAACAGTTAACGGAGTAATCACAAAGTATCATTTGGTCGGCGACAAAGTAACCTTTGAGGAAACCGGCAGCGATAAAATTTACTTTACCTACGATAGTAGCAGTAAGCTTGTATCCATGAACCTAAATGGAGTAGAATATTTCTATATAAGGAATGCTGTGGGTAATATTACGGGGCTGTTAGACAACGCAGGGACTCAGGTAGTATTTTACAGTTACGATACCTGGGGAGGAAAAGTATCTGTAACCGGCCCTCTTGCAGGCACTGTTGGCGTAAAGAATCCCTACAGGTATCGCGGATACAGGTATGACAATGAGACCACATTGTATTATCTGCAAAGCAGGTATTATAATCCGGAGTGGGGCAGGTTTATTAATTCTGATGCTGCTATTGGGGAGGCAGGAGGATTATTAGGTCATAATTTATTTGTTTATTGTAAGAATAACCCGGTTAATATGAGTGACCCTAGTGGATTCAGAGCATTATATGATGATTATTCAGGGGCAAAATCTTTAAGTTGGGCTGATTTTAAGCAAATGGATAATATTCTTAATTTAGAAGAGAATATAAATCCCCAAGCACCGCCACCACCTGAAACAGGATACAAACCCCCTAAAAATCCAGATAAAGCAAAACGGAGGGTTCCTGCTCCAGGAGCACATGGAGAAACAGGATGGTTAGATAAAGACAATAGAGTATGGGTACCTGATTTTGATATGGATGGTGGCCAAGGATGGAGGAGGCATTATCCCAATGGTTCCCATGATCATGTATATCCAAACGGTAAAGTACGAACTCATAATATGCAAATATTTCCAAACCTAACTCCTCCATTGGATCCTGTTGCACTAGCTGCATTTTTATATGTAATATATAAAACATTAACGTTGCCTAAACAACCATTACCAGTCTATTAA